Within Epilithonimonas zeae, the genomic segment TGTATTGACCTTCGGGTCGGAAACGCCTTGTGCATAATTTACAAATGATTTCCAGTAAAGATATTGGGGAACTAATTCAGGATGATTTGCGGAAATCTTTTCTAATTCTTTTAGAAGATTTTGGGTCTCCAAATCTCGGACAAAGGCATTTTTACTGACCCTATTATAGATTGTTTCAAATCTTTGACTATCTGTGGCTCCAAAACAATGAGCAGTAAAAAATAAAAAGAAAAATGTAATGGATAAAAACCGCAAACGCATAGTAAATTAAATTTAGAATAAATTCTAATCCGAATTTATGAAAATTCATCAACAAGATGATAGGATTTCATAACTATTTAGAAATCAAAGATATTAAATATTACGCTCAACATTTTACAATTAATAATAACACGATGCACACCCTTTGCACACCGCCATTATTTGTTAAAAATCAGATTCGATTCTACTTTTGTTCTATACTTTTTTAACTAACAATTTTATGTACAAAATTAAATCTATTTTTTCCATCATTGTACTTTTGTTGATGTTCGTCGGCGCAAAAGCACAATTCTCCGGAACAGGAAATGGTACCGAAGCCAATCCTTATTTGATTACAAATGCCGTTCAACTTGACGAAATGAGAAATTACATTGGCTCTGCAAACAGCGATAAACATTTTTCTATAATTAATGACATCGATCTAGCAGTATTAATTGCAACTCAATATCCGAATGAAGGCTGGAAACCTATCGGATATGGAAGCGAAGAAGGTGAGAGTGCTTTTTATGGTTCATTAGAAGGCAATGGTTTTAAAATCAAAAATCTCTGGATTTCCAGGCAGGAAAGTAACTACATTGGACTTTTCAGTAATACAACGGATGCTGTTATTAATAATCTCAATATCCAGCTCGCAGCCAATGGGATTGCCGGACAAGATTACGTTGGTATTCTTGCAGGATCTACAAACGGCGGGACCATTAATAATGTAAAAGTAACCGGAATAGTAACCGCATATAACTATGTTGGCGGATTGATCGGGGAAAGCTCATCGCTAGTAAGCGACTGTCAGTCTTCCGGCGAAGTCAATACAGAAGGAGATAACATAGGTGGATTGATTGGAAAAACATCGGCCGAAGTTTCAGGTTCTAGTTCTTCCAGTAATGTTAAAAATACAGGCGGTTCTTTTACAGGAAACTTTATGGGCGGATTAATTGGTGTTAATCAAGCACCAGTTAATAACTCTAACGCTTCAGGAAATGTAACGGGAATCAGTACGCTTGGTGGATTGGTAGGAGATTCTTATGCACTTATCAGCAATTCTTATGCAACAGGCAATATTACCGGCAGGATGTGGGTTGGCGGTTTAGTTGGAACTTCTGATTCTGTTTCTAATTCCTATGCGACAGGCGTTGTATATGCAGATCAAAAAATCGGTGGCGGATTAGTTGGGCAATCTTATGGAACTATTACAGGAAGTCATGCGAGTGGATTTGTAAGTGGTAGTCAATCGCTTGGTGGATTAGTTGGGATTATGGGAGGTAATGTTTCTTTTAGTTATGCGACAGGCGATGTAACCCAAATTGTATCCGAAACCGTTCCGGAGGGTGGTTTTCTTGATATTGGTGGATTAGCTGGTTATAGTTTTTCACCATCTATTATTGATAATTGTTTTGCTTCCGGAGACGTAAAAGTCACGGATAACAATGCAATGTATGTTGGAGGATTGGTAGGTCTTAGTACTGGAATTTCCAATAGTTATGCTTATGGAACAGTTACTGGTGGATATTCGTTGGTAGGTGGATTAGCTGGTAGTACTTGGGAACCTATCGTGAATTCTGCCGCTCTTAACCCTTGGATTAAATCATCACCAACAGGAAATCTCAATAAAATCCACAGACTGGTTGGTGATATAGAGTTTGAAACAGAAGTAATCAACAGTTATGCGCTTGATAATATGCTGGTTAACGGTACAATTGTTACCGATGGCACCAGTGATTTTTGGTCTGGAGAAAATAAATCTATTGAAGAATTCCAAAAACAGTTAACATATGGAAACGGATTGAATTGGGATTTTGAGAGCGTTTGGAAAATACGCGAAAATCACGGATATCCTTATCTGCAATCAAGCGAGTATCTTACAAGTATCATATCTTCTGATATCAATAATAAAACTTGGGGAACTATTTCGCCAATGGGAATTGTAGCTATGAAAGATGGTTCATCCAAAACTTTCGAATTTACTTCTACTGATGGATATGAGATTGAATCCGTTTTGGTAGATAATGAGAATATTGGAAAACCAGATACTTACACGTTTTCAAATGTGACAGATAATCACACACTAATGGTAATTTTCAAATTGAAATCTCTTGGCACAAATGAAGCAAAAAACAAAAACATTACTGTTTATCCGAATCCAACCGCAGATTATATTTACGTTTCAGGAAACAAAAAGATTGCATCTCTGGAACTTTATAACAGCAATGGACAAAAAGTTTTGAAAGCTAACGAAAGCAAAATGGATTTAGCTCACTTAACAGCTGGAGTTTATATTTTAAAAATTATTACTGAAAATGGTGAGGTTTCCAGCAGCAAAATCATAAAAAAATAAACTACATTTAATCACGTAAAGCAAAAAACCATCAGAATTTCTGATGGTTTTTTATTTAGATAAATTTAATGTTATTTGTTATAAAGCTCTTCAACCTTATCCCAGTTAATCACATCAAAAAACGCAGACACATAATCAGGTCTTCTGTTTTGATAATTCAGGTAATAAGCGTGCTCCCAAACATCCAATCCAAGAATCGGGGTGCCTTTTACGTCAGCAACAGGCATTAGTGGGTTATCCTGGTTCGGACTTGAAGAAACAACCACAGAACCGTCAGCGTTTTTCACTAACCAAGCCCAACCAGAACCGAATCTAGTCTTAGCCGCATTAGAAAAATCTTCTTTGAATTTCTCAAAACCACCGATTTTTTCGATTTCTGCCTTTACGTTTCCAACTGGCTCTTTGCTTCCGCCTGGAGTCAGGATTTCCCAGAAAAGTGTGTGATTAAAATGTCCACCGCCGTTGTTTCTCACAGCCGGTTTATCTGTACCTGTTTTTTGGATGTCTTCAAGAGATTTTCCTTCAAGGTCTGTTCCTGCAATTGCATTATTAAGATTATCCACATAAGCCTGGTGATGCTTCGTGTGGTGGATTTCCATTGTTTTCGCATCAATCGTTGGTTCCAACGCATCGTACGAATAAGCAAATTTTGGTAATTCGAATGCCATAGTTTCGTATTTATTTTGTTATTAATAAATGAATTGGTCAAAAATACTCAATAATTATTCCTTAATCCAATAATCACAGTCATTTTATAAATATTTAACATCGAAATTTTTAATAAATTTTGTCGTAACTTTGAACCATTCTAAATAATTGTAACTAAATCTATAATTATTTGCGCAGCTTTATCCGCCTTCCGCTCCCAATCTTTTTTGCAGGAGAATTTCAGTATCAATAGAAATTGACTACAAGCAAAAAAGGATTTCCGCTCAAGTCGGGCTGCAACAATTCGACCTCAAAAATTCCCCTCCTATGGAGGGGGTGGCAAAAATTAGGAGAATTTTTGACGGGGTGGTTTAAAATAATAAAATTAAAATTCTACAATGCTCGACATCAATCATATCAGATCACAATTCCCAATCCTGAATCAGCAAGTCAACGGAAAACCATTGGTTTATCTGGACAACGCTGCGACGTCTCAAAAACCGATTTCAGTTTTGAAAACTTGGGAACAATACTACGAAACCATCAATGCGAATGTCCATCGTGGGATTCACACATTGAGCCAGTTGGCGACGGAAGAGATGGAACTTTCCAGAAAGAAAATCCAGAGATTCATCAACGCCAAACACGATTACGAAGTGATTTTTACCAAAGGAACAACCGAAGGAATCAATCTGGTGGCTTATGCTTTGACGAATCAAATCAAAAAAGATGACGAGATTATTATTTCTTATTTGGAACACCATTCCAACATCGTTCCGTGGCAGATGCTTTGCGAAAGAACCGGCGCAAAACTCCGCGTCATCCCAATGGACGAAAACGGAATCCTTCAAATCGATGTTTTGGATTCTTGGTTGAACGAAAAAACAAAAATTGTTTCTGTAAATCAGGTTTCTAACGCTTTAGGGATCATCAATCCAATCGAGCAAATTATTGAAAAAACAAGAAAACTTTCGAATGCTTACGTTTTAATTGACGGTGCTCAATCTGCACCGCATTTCAAAATCGATGTTCAGAATTTGGATTGTGATTTCTTCGTTTTCTCGGGACACAAGATGTATGCACCAATGGGAACCGGAATCCTTTACGGTAAAGAATCTGTGTTGGAAAATCTTCATCCGTTTCACGGCGGTGGAGAAATGATTGCAGTTTGCAGTTTTGAAAAAACAACTTACGCAGGTTTACCTTTCAAATTTGAAGCTGGAACTCCGAATGTTGGCGGAAATATTGCTCTTGGTTCTGCTGTTGATTTCATCAATCAAATTGGTCACGATAATCTTCAAATCCACGAAAACGAACTCCTGACTTACGCTCAGAAAAAACTTCTTGAATTAGACGGAATCAAAATCTATGGCGAAAAGGCCAATAGAACAGGTGTGGTTTCTTTCAATTTGGAAGGCGTCGGAATCGCATCTGACACGGGAATGATTCTCGACAAAATGGGAATTGCCGTGAGAACCGGTCATCATTGTACACAACCAATAATGGATTTCTTCAATATCGCCGGAACAGTCCGTGCAAGTTTTGCGGTTTACAATACTTTGGAAGAAATTGATATTCTGGTTGAAGGTGTGAAGAAAGCACAGAGAATGTTGGTTTAATTAATACCAATCATATTTCACGCAGATTATAAAATAATTCTGCAGATAATGAAAATCAGTTTAATCTGCTGAATCAACGAGAAAAAAATAACACTTACAACCCTTTCAGAGTTTAAAACTCTGAAAGGGTTTTTTGATAAAACTGACAAATTGTATTGTTTTTCCTTCTGGCATATCTCTTGCGAAATTATAATCTAACATAGAACCAGATTGATTTTCTAAGAAATATAGAGAATCAATCTTTATATCAATTAAGATTAATGACAATATGTCATCTACTATACTATGACAGAATTTGAAAATATCAATTTTGAAGAGATTCTTGATGAAGGTCTCGGAATAATTGCTGAAGAAATTAATTTCTCTGACTTCGATAACAAGGAAAGTGATGAATCTCAAACGATTTTCCCTATTCTTCCTGTAAGAAATATGGTAATGTTCCCCAAAGTGGTAACGCCAATTACGGCTGGGAGAGAAAAATCCAAAAAATTGCTGGAAGATGCTCAAAAGGAAAATAAGTACATTGGAATCATCAGTCAGAAAAATCCAAATGAGGAAAATCCTACTGAAAAAGATTTGTACGCAATTGGAACTTTGGCTAAGATTATCAAAATCATCAAACTTCCGGAAGGTAATATCACAGCGATAACAAGAGGTGTTCAGAGATTCAAGGTGAAAAAATTTGTTTCTCGGGAGCCATATTTTTTGGCAGAAATTACAAAGCAAAAAGATACGCAGCCAAAAGATAAAGAAGAATTCACCGCTTTGATGGACAACATCAAAGACTTAGCTGAGAAAATCATCAACATCGACCCCAATATTCCGAACGCAGCTCAGTTTGCACTTAAGAATATTGATGGACAGGAAGATTTATTGAACTTCATCTCTGCAAACGGAAATTATCCTTCAGATAAAAAACAAAAATTGCTGGACGAGAAATCTTTGTTGGGACGTGCAAGAACTTTGTACGAACTGATGCACGAGGACTTCCGTCATTTGGAATTGAAAAATCAAATCCATCAAAAAACAAGCAAAGACCTTGACAAACAGCAACGCGAATATTTTCTAAATCAACAGATTAGAACGATTCAGGATGAGTTGGGAGGCGGAGCAGAATCTGATGCCGACGAAATCAAGAAAAAAGCTTCCAAAATAAAGTGGAGTGCTGATGTTGAGGCTCATTTCCAAAAGGAAATACAAAGATTACAAAGACAGCACCCGAATTCTCCGGACTTCAATGTTCAGAGAAATTACTTGGATTTCTTTACAGATTTGCCTTGGGAACACTATTCCAAAGACCATTTTGATCTTAACAAAGCGGAAAAACTTCTGGATAAAGAACATTTTGGATTAGAAGATATCAAGAAAAGAATTTTGGAACATATCGCTGTTTTGAAATTGAAAAATGATATGAAATCTCCGATTCTTTGTTTGGTTGGTCCTCCGGGAGTTGGGAAAACTTCTTTGGGGAAATCTATTGCAGATGCACTTGGAAGAAAATATGTTCGTGTTTCGCTTGGTGGTTTGCACGACGAAAGCGAAATCCGTGGACATAGAAAAACCTATATTGGAGCGATGGCGGGAAGAATTCTTCAATCCATCAAAAAATCCGGAACATCCAATCCTGTAATTGTTTTGGATGAGATTGATAAAATCGGGCAAGGTGTTCACGGCGACCCAAGTTCGGCTTTGTTGGAAGTTCTTGACCCTGAACAAAATAACAATTTCTACGATAACTTCTTAGAAATGGGTTATGACCTTTCAAAAGTAATGTTCATCGCAACTGCTAATTCACTATCTACTATTCAGACTCCTTTGTTGGACAGAATGGAAGTTATCAGCATTGCCGGTTACACTTTGGAAGAGAAAATTGAAATTGCTAAGCGCCATTTGATCAAAAAACAACTTCAGGAAAATGGTTTGGATGCTAAATCCTTAAAACTAGGAAATACTGAATTAAAACATATCATAGAAGCTCATACGTCGGAAAGTGGGGTTAGAAGATTAGAGAAAAGAATTGCTGGGATTGCGCGTTGGGTAGCGCTTCAGATTGCAATGGAAAAAGATTTTGACCCGAAAATTTCTGTCGATAAAGTTGACGAAATATTGGGCGTTCCAAGACCAAAAACTTTATCCGAAATCACAGATGTTCCAGGTGTTGTCACAGGTTTGGCTTGGACAAGCGTTGGTGGCGACATTCTGTTCATAGAAAGTATTCTTTCTAAAGGAAAAGGAGGACTGACAATGACCGGAAATCTTGGAAATGTAATGAAAGAATCGGCTACAATTGCATTGGAATTCATCAAAGCACATTACGAAGAATTGGGAATTTCGGAAGAAGATATTGAGAAGAAAAACATCCACGTTCACGTTCCGGAAGGCGCGACACCAAAAGATGGTCCTTCTGCCGGAATTGCAATGTTAACATCAATGGTTTCAAGCTTTAAAAATAAAAAAGTTAAACCTCATCTGGCTATGACTGGCGAAATTACACTTCGTGGAAAAGTGTTGCCTGTTGGCGGAATCAAGGAAAAATTATTAGCTGCAACAAGAGCCGGAATCAAGGAGGTCATTCTTTGTGAGGCGAATAGAAAAGATGTGGAAGAAATTAAAAAAGATTACCTGAAACATCTGAAAGTCAATTATGTAAGAAACATGAGTGAAGTTATTGAAATCGCTTTGAAGTAAGCATTTCCATAAATTCATTTTAAAAATATCATCCGTTTGTGAAATTTCGCAAACGGATTTTTTTTTAAGTTATTTATAAAAAAGTTGTCTCAAGGCAATTCTTGAATTGGGAAAAAGAATTAATTTAGAATTCAATTAAAAAACTATTCGTCTTATGAAATATGTTAAATTTATTCTTTGCCTGCTTTTCGGATTGATGTTTATTAATGCAGGATTAGACAAGTTTCTGCATTATATGCCAATGCCGGAAATGAAACCGGAACAAATGAAATTATTTTCTGCTTTTGGGGAAATTGTTTGGTTGATGCCGTTAATTGGTACTGTTGAAGTTATTGGAGGATTATTATTTATTATTCCTAAAACCAGAGCTTTGGGCGCAATAGTAATCCTACCTGTACTGGTAGGAATTGTACTTCACAACTTCACTTTATTCCCAACGAACGAAGGCAGAATAATTGCGGTTGTTCTTTTATTAATCAATATTTGGGTGCTAATTGATAACCGAAAAAAATACAAAGCTTTATTAAGCTAAAAAATAAAAGGGAAGATTGTTTTGATCTTCCCTTTTCTATTATAATTGCTCAATTGCTTTTACGACTCTATCTTTGTCAACAACCATCGCCTGGATATGTTCTCCGGAAAATTCTAAAAACTGTTTAGGTTCTGGCGCATTGTTATAAATGACTTGACCGTGTTCAAAAGGAACTGTTGAGTCGCCTTTGCTATAAAGAAATAATTTTGGAAGTCCTTTCAAAGCTTTAATATCTTCTTTTGCAGAGTAAGGAGAAATCACATATCTTTCGATAATATCTTTCATTTCCGGTTTAAATTTGATGGCAATATCTGTGAAAGAGGACATTCCGCCGTCCAAAATCAGTCCTGATATTTTAGCCTGATTATCTTTAGCTAAGTGTGTCGAAATCTGAGACCCCAAAGAAGCTCCATAAATGTAGATTTTTGTATTCTTGATATCTTGGCGGGTCAATAGATAATTGAACATTTTTTGACCATCTTCTGCCACATTCAAATGTGTTGGTTTTCCTGTTGATTTTCCGTAACCTCTAACATCTACCATTACAACCTGAAACCCATCTTCAACCAAGGGTTTAGTAATATATTGATAAGTGGAGATATTTCCTGCCGCTCCATGGAAAAATAAAATGGTTTTTTGGATTGATTTTGATTCCGGCTTCAAAACAACTGCAGTAATAGTGTCATTTTCTACAGGCAGACTTACATTTTCGATATTTTTGAATTCCAAAGGTTTCATTTCCTTCTTTGGCTGATAGAATTTATCGTCCATTTGAGCCTTAGAAAAGATTGATAATAATATCAAGAATAGGGAGTAGAATACTGATGTTTTCATTGTTTTAATTTATTTGATGGTTCAAAAGTAGAGTGCCTGAGCATCAAAAAGAAAATTATCCGACCGAATCGTAAAAAACACTGACCGAATTGTCAATTTGAAGGATGAAGCAAAAAAAAGAGACTTAATAGTAAGTCTCTTTTTTATAATTGATTGAAATATTAATCTTTCATTCTTGCGATAACGTCCAAACCACCTTTGGTCTTGTCTCCAATTTTACAAAGGATTTCTGTATCCAAAGGAAGGAAAACATCCATTCTGGAACCAAATTTAA encodes:
- a CDS encoding T9SS type A sorting domain-containing protein encodes the protein MYKIKSIFSIIVLLLMFVGAKAQFSGTGNGTEANPYLITNAVQLDEMRNYIGSANSDKHFSIINDIDLAVLIATQYPNEGWKPIGYGSEEGESAFYGSLEGNGFKIKNLWISRQESNYIGLFSNTTDAVINNLNIQLAANGIAGQDYVGILAGSTNGGTINNVKVTGIVTAYNYVGGLIGESSSLVSDCQSSGEVNTEGDNIGGLIGKTSAEVSGSSSSSNVKNTGGSFTGNFMGGLIGVNQAPVNNSNASGNVTGISTLGGLVGDSYALISNSYATGNITGRMWVGGLVGTSDSVSNSYATGVVYADQKIGGGLVGQSYGTITGSHASGFVSGSQSLGGLVGIMGGNVSFSYATGDVTQIVSETVPEGGFLDIGGLAGYSFSPSIIDNCFASGDVKVTDNNAMYVGGLVGLSTGISNSYAYGTVTGGYSLVGGLAGSTWEPIVNSAALNPWIKSSPTGNLNKIHRLVGDIEFETEVINSYALDNMLVNGTIVTDGTSDFWSGENKSIEEFQKQLTYGNGLNWDFESVWKIRENHGYPYLQSSEYLTSIISSDINNKTWGTISPMGIVAMKDGSSKTFEFTSTDGYEIESVLVDNENIGKPDTYTFSNVTDNHTLMVIFKLKSLGTNEAKNKNITVYPNPTADYIYVSGNKKIASLELYNSNGQKVLKANESKMDLAHLTAGVYILKIITENGEVSSSKIIKK
- a CDS encoding superoxide dismutase, whose translation is MAFELPKFAYSYDALEPTIDAKTMEIHHTKHHQAYVDNLNNAIAGTDLEGKSLEDIQKTGTDKPAVRNNGGGHFNHTLFWEILTPGGSKEPVGNVKAEIEKIGGFEKFKEDFSNAAKTRFGSGWAWLVKNADGSVVVSSSPNQDNPLMPVADVKGTPILGLDVWEHAYYLNYQNRRPDYVSAFFDVINWDKVEELYNK
- a CDS encoding aminotransferase class V-fold PLP-dependent enzyme, with product MLDINHIRSQFPILNQQVNGKPLVYLDNAATSQKPISVLKTWEQYYETINANVHRGIHTLSQLATEEMELSRKKIQRFINAKHDYEVIFTKGTTEGINLVAYALTNQIKKDDEIIISYLEHHSNIVPWQMLCERTGAKLRVIPMDENGILQIDVLDSWLNEKTKIVSVNQVSNALGIINPIEQIIEKTRKLSNAYVLIDGAQSAPHFKIDVQNLDCDFFVFSGHKMYAPMGTGILYGKESVLENLHPFHGGGEMIAVCSFEKTTYAGLPFKFEAGTPNVGGNIALGSAVDFINQIGHDNLQIHENELLTYAQKKLLELDGIKIYGEKANRTGVVSFNLEGVGIASDTGMILDKMGIAVRTGHHCTQPIMDFFNIAGTVRASFAVYNTLEEIDILVEGVKKAQRMLV
- the lon gene encoding endopeptidase La, with the translated sequence MTEFENINFEEILDEGLGIIAEEINFSDFDNKESDESQTIFPILPVRNMVMFPKVVTPITAGREKSKKLLEDAQKENKYIGIISQKNPNEENPTEKDLYAIGTLAKIIKIIKLPEGNITAITRGVQRFKVKKFVSREPYFLAEITKQKDTQPKDKEEFTALMDNIKDLAEKIINIDPNIPNAAQFALKNIDGQEDLLNFISANGNYPSDKKQKLLDEKSLLGRARTLYELMHEDFRHLELKNQIHQKTSKDLDKQQREYFLNQQIRTIQDELGGGAESDADEIKKKASKIKWSADVEAHFQKEIQRLQRQHPNSPDFNVQRNYLDFFTDLPWEHYSKDHFDLNKAEKLLDKEHFGLEDIKKRILEHIAVLKLKNDMKSPILCLVGPPGVGKTSLGKSIADALGRKYVRVSLGGLHDESEIRGHRKTYIGAMAGRILQSIKKSGTSNPVIVLDEIDKIGQGVHGDPSSALLEVLDPEQNNNFYDNFLEMGYDLSKVMFIATANSLSTIQTPLLDRMEVISIAGYTLEEKIEIAKRHLIKKQLQENGLDAKSLKLGNTELKHIIEAHTSESGVRRLEKRIAGIARWVALQIAMEKDFDPKISVDKVDEILGVPRPKTLSEITDVPGVVTGLAWTSVGGDILFIESILSKGKGGLTMTGNLGNVMKESATIALEFIKAHYEELGISEEDIEKKNIHVHVPEGATPKDGPSAGIAMLTSMVSSFKNKKVKPHLAMTGEITLRGKVLPVGGIKEKLLAATRAGIKEVILCEANRKDVEEIKKDYLKHLKVNYVRNMSEVIEIALK
- a CDS encoding MauE/DoxX family redox-associated membrane protein, yielding MKYVKFILCLLFGLMFINAGLDKFLHYMPMPEMKPEQMKLFSAFGEIVWLMPLIGTVEVIGGLLFIIPKTRALGAIVILPVLVGIVLHNFTLFPTNEGRIIAVVLLLINIWVLIDNRKKYKALLS
- a CDS encoding alpha/beta hydrolase, translating into MKTSVFYSLFLILLSIFSKAQMDDKFYQPKKEMKPLEFKNIENVSLPVENDTITAVVLKPESKSIQKTILFFHGAAGNISTYQYITKPLVEDGFQVVMVDVRGYGKSTGKPTHLNVAEDGQKMFNYLLTRQDIKNTKIYIYGASLGSQISTHLAKDNQAKISGLILDGGMSSFTDIAIKFKPEMKDIIERYVISPYSAKEDIKALKGLPKLFLYSKGDSTVPFEHGQVIYNNAPEPKQFLEFSGEHIQAMVVDKDRVVKAIEQL